Proteins from a single region of Streptomyces vinaceus:
- a CDS encoding DUF4129 domain-containing protein, translated as MMSTGGLITRSAAFLPAAEQPPVTTPRDPAREAAERELSKQMYHQDDPGLLQRALDRFWAWVGDLFDHASGATPGGTLGLVAIAVLVALAVAALWWRLGSPRRTATGAAALFGDGLRSAADHRTAAEAHAAQGHWNAAVQERMRAVVRSLEERTVLDPRPGRTADEAAAEAAASLPDHAEALRAAARAFDDVTYGGRPAHPETYAHLRTLDLALTHAKPLLTGTPS; from the coding sequence ATGATGAGTACGGGGGGCCTCATCACGCGCTCCGCGGCGTTCCTGCCGGCCGCGGAGCAACCACCGGTCACGACACCGCGCGATCCCGCCCGCGAGGCGGCCGAACGCGAACTGTCGAAGCAGATGTACCACCAGGACGACCCGGGGCTCCTCCAGCGCGCCCTGGACCGCTTCTGGGCGTGGGTCGGCGACCTCTTCGACCACGCCTCGGGCGCCACCCCCGGCGGCACCCTGGGCCTGGTCGCCATCGCCGTCCTCGTCGCCCTGGCCGTCGCCGCCCTGTGGTGGCGGCTCGGCTCCCCCCGCCGGACCGCCACCGGCGCGGCCGCCCTGTTCGGCGACGGCCTGCGCAGCGCCGCCGACCACCGCACCGCCGCCGAGGCCCACGCCGCCCAGGGCCACTGGAACGCGGCGGTCCAGGAGCGCATGCGGGCCGTCGTCCGCTCCCTGGAGGAGCGCACGGTGCTCGACCCGCGCCCCGGCCGCACCGCCGACGAGGCCGCCGCCGAAGCCGCCGCCTCCCTCCCCGACCACGCCGAAGCCCTCCGCGCGGCGGCCCGCGCCTTCGACGACGTCACGTACGGCGGCCGCCCCGCCCACCCCGAGACGTACGCCCACCTGCGCACCCTGGACCTCGCCCTGACCCACGCGAAGCCCCTCCTGACGGGCACCCCCTCATGA